CGGTACCTCAAGGCGATGACCGACGGATCGCTGATCTGGGCGCAGGCGTGGTCGGAGCCGGGAGCCGGCAGCGATCTGGCCGCGATCCGCAGCACCGCCCGCCGCGACGAGGAACGCGGCGGCTGGATCCTCAACGGGCAGAAGATCTGGAGCTCGCGGGCGGCCTGGGCCGACCGCGGTTTCGGCCTGTTCCGCTCCGATCCCACCGCCGAGCGGCACCGCGGTCTGACGTACTTCCTGTTCCCGCTGGATGCCGAGGGCATCACGGTGCGTCCGATCGCCCAGCTCGACGGCACGACCGGGTTCGCCGAGATCTTCTTCGACGACGTCTTCGTGCCGGATGCCGATGTGCTGGGCGCGCCGGGCGACGGCTGGCGGGTGGCGATGAGCACGGCAGGCAACGAGCGCGGGCTGTCGCTGCGCGCCCCCGGCCGGTTCCTCGCCGCGACCGATCGGCTCATCGACCTGCAGGCCTCGCGTTCCGAGGCCGACGAGACGGATGCCGTGGTCGACGCGTGGATCCGCGCCGAGGCGTACCGGCTGTACACCTGGCAGACCGTGAGCACCGTTCAGGACGGCGGATCCGTCGGGGCTGAGGGCAGTATGAACAAGGTGTTCTGGTCTGAGCTCGACGTCGACATCCACGAGACGGCTCTGCGCATCCTCGGGCCGGAGGCCGAGCTGCGCGGGCCGCAGGCCGAGCGCGACGGACGCTGGGCCGAGGACTACCTCTTCTCTCTCTCGGGCCCCATCTACGCGGGCACGAACGAGATCCAGCGCAACATCATCGCGGAGCGGATCCTCGGTCTGCCCCGCGGCGGAGACGGAAGGCGGGCGTGATGCGATTCCTCCCCACTGACGAGCAGGTCGCCTTCGCCGAGGCGATCGACGACATCGTCGAAGCCCACGGCGGTTCGGAGATCGCCCAGCGCTGGGCGGCCGACGACGACGAGGCCGGCCGGGCGCTCTGGGCGCAGTTCGCCGAACTGGGCCTGACGGGCCTGCGGGTTCCCGAGGAGGCCGGTGGCTTCGGCGGCAGCGCGAGCGACCTCGCGGTCGTGTTCGAGCGGCTCGGCTATCACGGCGTCCCCGGCCCGTACATCGAGTCCATCGCATTCCTGCCCGCGCTCGTCGACGCCGACACCAGGGAGCGGCTCGTCGCGGGCGCGATCGCGACCGTCGCGGTCGATCCGCTCGCACCGGCAGCGCTGGACGCGCATGCCGCCGAGCTGCTGTTCCAGGTGCGCTCGTGTGCGCTGCATCCGGCGGCCGTGCGCGAGCCGGCCGGGTCCCTGGCCCCCACGCGCCGGCTGGCGCTGCTCGACGCGCAGGGCGAGGCCCGTGCGCTCGAGGCGCGGGAACTCGCGCTGGCCGCAGACGAGGCGGCGCTGGCCGCCGCCGCGATGCTCATCGGCGCCGGCGAGCGGCTGCTGGACGAGGCCGTGTCGTACGCGAAGGTGCGCGAGCAGTTCGGTCGGCCGGTCGGCGAGTTCCAGGCGCTCAAGCACCAGCTGGCAGACGTCCGCGTCGCCCTGACCTTCGCCCGCCCGCTGGTGTGGAACGCCGCGATCGCACTCGGCATGGACGAGGGCGAGCGCGCCGTCTCGGCCGCGAAGATCGCGGCCTCCGACGCGGCCGCCCTGGCCGCCCGCGTGGCACTGCAGGTGCACGGCGCGATCGGCTACACCTCCGAGCACTCCCTGCGCATCTGGCTCGGCCTCGCGCACGCCCTCCCCGCGGTGTGGGGCACGAGGGCGTTCCACCGCGCGCGCATCGCGCGCTCGATCCTGCCCGGCCGCGCCGCCTGAGCGAGAGGACGATCATGAGCAACGATCTGACCGAGGAGCAGCGCGAGCTGGCGGGCATGCTCCGCGCGATCCTCGCCGAGCGCTCCGACAGCACCGCCATCCGCAGCGCCGTGGAGTCGGAGACCGGCTGGGACGCCGGACTGTGGACGCTGCTGTGCGAGGAGATCGGCACGGCGTCGCTCGCGATCCCCGAGGAGTTCGGCGGCGCCGGCTTCTCGGCCGCCGAGACCGAGGTCACCCTCGAAGAGCTCGGCTACGCCCTCACCCCCTCCCCCTACCTCGGGTCCGTCGCCATCGCCGCCCAGGCCGTCCTCGCCTCCGGCGACGACGACGCCTGCGCACGCCTGCTGCCGGAGATCGCCTCCGGTGAGCAGATCGCCGCTCTCGCATGGGCGGCGCCCGACGGCCGCTGGGATCCCTCCCGCGCGGCCGCGTCGGCCACCGAATCCGCTCCCGGCGAGTGGATGCTGTCAGGGCAGGTGCCGTTCGTGCTCGAGGGTGCCGCGGCCGGCATCCTGATCGTGCTCGCCCGCACCCCGGCCGGTCCGCGCCTCTTCGAGGTCGCCGACGCGAGCGCGGTGCGTCGCACCGCGACGCCGGCCATGGACCTCACCCTGCGCCTGGCGACGCTCGACCTGGATGCCGCCGCCGCTCGCCCCCTGGGCGAGCCGGATCCCGCCGTGCTCGAGACCGTGCACGCGCACGCACTGGCGGCCGTCGCGGCCGTGCAGGCAGGAACCGCCGCACGCGGGCTGGACATGACCGTCGACTACGCCCGCCAGCGCGTGCAGTTCGGGCGTGCGATCGGCTCGTTCCAGGCCGTGAAGCACCGGCTCGCCGACATGCACGTGCAGGCCGAGATCGCCCGTACGACGGCTCGCGCGGCCGCCGCGGCGCTGGCCGCGGACGCACCCGACCGGCTGGAGCTCGCAGCGCTGGCCAAGGCGACCTGCTCGCGCGCACTGGCGTCGATCGCCGCAGAGACCATCCAGCTGCACGGCGGCATCGCCATCACCTGGGAGCACGACGCGCACCTGATCTTCAAGCGCGGCCACGCGCTCGGCCAGCTCTTCGGCACGGCGGCCGAACTGCGCCGCCGTGCCGAGGAGCGGGTGCTAGCCGCGCGCTGACCGCTTCACGTGCAGCGGCTCGGCGGCATCCGCCGACCACGTCGTGCGGCGCCGGTCCGCCTCCTCCTGCTGGAGCGGAGCGACCGGTCGCAGGCTCTCACGACTGCGCTGCGCGAGCTGCTGATACAGGTGCACGCCGTTGCGCTTCCACGCCAGCGCCTGCTCGTCGAGCTGCCCGGTGACCTTCGCCGGGCAGCCCATCGCCATCCCGCCCGCGGGCACGACGGTGTTCGCGGTGACCACGGCGCCCGCCGCGACCAGCGCGTCGGCACCGATCTCGGCGCCGTCGAGCACGGTCGCGCCGATGCCGATCAGGGCGTACGAGCCGATGCGGCAGCCGTGCAGCACCGCCGCATGGCCGACATGGCTGGCCGGTTCCAGCACGGCATCCCTGCCGGGGAAGGCGTGGATGACGCAGGAGTCCTGCACGTTCGACCCCTCGCCGACGAGCACGCGGCCGAAATCGCCGCGCAGGCTCGCGAACGGCCCGATGTAGCAGCCCGCGCCCACGACGACGTCGCCGATCAGGCTGGCGGTCTCGTGCACGAACGCGGTGGGGTGCACGACGGGCACGACGCCGTCGAACTCGTAGCAGGGCATCACGCCACCTGGCCACCGTCGATGATGAAGTCCTGGCCGGTGCAGTAGCTGCTGGCGGGGCTGGCGAGGAAGGCGACCAGGTTCGAGATCTCCTCGGGGCGGCCCGCGCGCGGGATCGGGATCCGCGAGATGAACCCGACGCCGGCGCGGGTGTCCTCGGTGATCATCGGAGTGTCGACCGCGCCGGGGCAGACCGAGTTCACGCGGATGCCGTCAGCGGCGAGTTCCCGTGCCAGGGCACGCGAGACCCCACGCAGACCCCACTTGGATGCCGAGTACGGCACGCGGTTCGCGTAGCCGGCCACGCCTGCCGTCGAGGCGATGTTGACGATCGAGGCGTCGCGGTCGCGCATCAGCGGCAGCAGGGCCTGGATGCCGAGCATCGGCCCGATGAGATTGACGTCGAGGGTGAGGCGGATGGTGCGCTCATCGGTCTCGGCCAGCGGACCATCCGGGCAGAAGCCGGCGTTGTTGACGAGCACGTCCACGCGCCCGAAGGCCTTCTCAGCCGCCTCGGCGACCTGCGCCCATGCCTGTGCCGAGGTCACGTCGTGCGCCAGGCCCACGGCATCCGCGCCGAAGCGGCCGGCCAACTCGGCCACCGCGTCGCCGTCGAGGTCGGTGAGCACCAGCTGGGCGCCGAGCGCGTGGAACAGCGCGGCGTGCGAGCGGCCCTGGCCGCCGGCGGCGCCGGTGATGACGGCGACACGACCGGTGAGGTCGATGACGGGGGTTGCGTTCATGGGTCTTCCTCCGGGATGGTTAGCAAACAAGCATTTGGTTGGAATCGAACAGGCATCGGGAGACGAGATGACGCGACTGCATCACATGGGCATCACCGTGAGCGACACCGAGGCGGCCACGGCGTTCTACCGTGCGGTGACGGGCGGTGAGGTCATCGGACCGCTGGTCAAGAGCGGGCCGTCCGTCGAGGCGGCCACCGGCTACCCCGGGGTGGAGGTCGTGCTGACCTTCATCCGCGTGCACGACGAGGTGTTCCTGGAGCTCGCCGAGTACCGCAACGCCGACAATCCGCGCATCGACCCCGACAACGGATTCGTCGGCGCCGCGCATCCGGCCATCGTGGTCGACGACATCGAGGCCGCCATCGCACGCGCAGGCACCCTCGGGCACGCACCGCTCTCGGCGGTGATGACCGGCACAGCGGGTCCGCTCGAGGGCTACCGCTACGTCTACCTGCGCGGTCCCGACGACGTGCGCGTCGAGCTGCTCGAAGCGCCTCACTGATCGGCCTCCCCCGCGAGTTCGGCCTCCCCCGCGAGTTCGGCCAGCTCCGACTCGTCGAGTTCGAGGGTCGCAGCGGCCACGGAGTCGCGGATGCTCTCGGGCCGGCTCGCACCTGGCACCGGGATCATCCGGGGTGACAGGGCGAGCAGCCAGGCGATCGCGACCTGCTGCGCGCTGACACCGCGACGCTGCGCTACGCGCTGGAAGGCCGGCGCATCGACGCCGAGCCCCTTCGCCGCCCGCATGCCGCCGAGCGGCCCCCACGCCAGGAAGGTCAGCCCGCGCCGCTCGCACATGCGCAGCACCGGCTCGCTGGAGCGCTGCACCGGCGAGTACTCGTTCTGCACGCTGACGAGGGCGTCGCCCACGACATCCAGTGCGATGCCCAGCTGCACCTCGTCGACGTTGGAGACGCCGATGCGCACGGCCACCCCGTCGTCGACGAGCCGGCGCAGCGCGCCCATCGACTCCGCGTAGGGCACCCGTGGATCGGGCCGGTGGTGCTGGTACAGCGGCAGCGCGTCCAGGCCCAGCCGGTGCGCGGACTCCCGCGCCGCCCGTGCGAGATGTTCGGGGGTGCCGTCGATCCACCATGTCGCGTTGGGTCCACGAGTGTGGCCGCCCTTGGTCGCCAGGATGATCGCGTCGGCGCCTGACGGCCACTGCCGCAACGCTGCGGCGAGCGCCTGCTCGTTCACGCCCATCTCGCCGGTGGGGCCGTAGCTGTCGGCGGTGTCGAACAGGGTCACGCCCGCGTCGAGCGCGGCGTGCACTGCGTGCACGCCGCGGGCGCGATCCATGTCGAGGGTCTGGGTGAGCGTCATGGCTCCCATCCCCACGGCCGAGACCTCGACGTCACCGAGCGCGCGGCGGGGAAGAACGGATGCGGTCATGTCTCCTCCTCGACGACGGCGTCTGGCGCCATGGTAGCGTGGTTCCCAAACAAGCGCTAGGTTTATACGGCATGGCGCCCGCAGTGTCGCGAGAAGGAGCACGGATGTCAGATAAGCGAGTGAGCATCGACGAGGCCGTCGCCTCGCTCGAGAGCGGCATGACGATCGGGATCGGCGGATGGGGCTCGCGCCGCAAGCCGATGTCGCTCGTGCGCGCGATCCTGCGGACCGACCTCACCGACCTCACGGTCGTGACGTTCGGCGGTCCGGATGTCGGCCTGCTGGCAGCGGCGGGACGCATCCGCAAGCTCGTGTACGGATTCGTCTCGCTCGACAGCATCCCCCTCGACCCGCTGTTCACGCAGGCGCGCGAACGCGGCGAGCTCGAGATCGAGGAGTACGACGAGGGGATGTACGTCACGGGCCTGCGCGCCGCGGGCGCGCGCCTGGACTTCCTGCCCATCCGCGCAGGACTCGGCTCGGACGTCGTGCCGGCCAACCCGCACCTGCGCACGGTCGCCTCGCCCTACTCCGGTGAGGAGTACCTGGCGATGCCTGCGCTGAACCTCGACGTCGCGCTCGTGCACGTCAACCGTGCCGACGCGCAGGGCAACGCCCAGTACCTGGGCCCTGATCCCTATTTCGACGACCTGCTCGCGATGGCCGCGCAGCGCACGATCGTCTCGGCCGAGAAGGTGGTGCCGACCTCGTCCCTGCTCGATGAGGGCAGCTTCCACACTCTGCTGTTCAGCCGGATGTACGCCTCCGCCGTCGTCGAGGCCCCGCAAGGCGCGCACTTCACCACGTGCGAGCCGGACTACAGCCGCGACGAGGCGTTCCAGCGTCACTACGCGACATCCGCGAAGGACCCCGAGGCATGGGCGGAGTTCGAGCGCACCTTCCTCCAGACCGACGAGGCCGGCTACCACGCAGCCGTCGCCCGCTTCCACGCCACGCAAGGAGCAGCATGACCACTGACGCCACGATCGCCGAGATCTGCATCGCCGCGTGCGCGGACACCTATCGCGAGTCCGGGGAGATCCTGGCGCACGCCGTCGGCATCATCCCGACGCTCGGCGCCCGGCTGGCCAAGCTCACCACGGCGCCCGACATCGTGCTCACCGACGGCGAGGCCTTCCTGCTCAGCGGACCGCCCACCCCCGGCGCTCCCGAGACCGAGGACTCCGTCGTCGAGGGCTGGGCCCCGTTCCGGCGCATCTTCGACATCCTCGCCACCGGGCGCCGTCAGAGCATGATGGGCGCGAGCCAGATCGACCGGCACGGCAACCAGAACATCTCGCTGATCGGCGACTGGGATCGTCCCACCCGCCAGCTCATCGGCGTGCGCGGGGCGCCGGGCAACACCGCCAACCACCGCGTCGACTACTGGGTCTCACGGCACAGCCCGCGCGTGTTCGTCGAGCGCGTCGACATGGTCTCGGGCGTCGGCAACGACCGCGCCCGCGAGGCGGGGCTGAAGCATCACCGGCTGGGCGTGATCGTCACGAACCTCGCCGTGTTCGGTTTCGACGCCGACGGCCGTGCCGAACTGCGCTCGATCCACCCCGGCGTAGACCCTCAGACGGTCATCGACAGCACGGGGTTCCCCGTCGACGTCGACGGAGTGCCCGCGACCCGGGTGCCGGATGCCGAAGAGCTGCGCCTCATCCGCGAGGCGCTCGACCCGCGCGGCAACCGCACCCGCGAAGTGGCGGACTGACGCGGATCGCGCTCAGTCCGCCAGGAGACCCTGATGGAGCAGCTGAAGGAAGTTCTCGGCCAGGCTGGCCGCCGTGTGGCCGCGCCCGGGGCGGTACCAGCCGACCGAGGACCACACCGCGTCGCGGATGAACCGGTACGTGATGCCGGCATCCAGCCCCTCGCGGAAGACCCCGACGCGCTGCCCCTCGCGCAGCTGGCCGAGCCAGATCTCCTCGATGCGCATGCTGTACTCCTGCACGAACTCGAAGCCGGGCTGCTTGGCCAGGAAGGCGAGCTCGTTCTGGTACAGGCCGACCGCATCGGGCTGGCTCTCGATGGTGGCGAAGGCGTGCGTGATGAGCTTGTCGAGCACGACCCGCGGAGTGCCGTCCTCGCTGACGATCTGCTCGAAGCGCTCCAGCAGCCCGCTCATGAAGGTGCGCAGCACCTCCTGCAGGATCGCCTCCTTCGAGGAGAAGTGGTGGTAGAGGCTTCCGGAGAGGATGCCGGCCTCATCGGCGATGTCGCGAACGGTCG
This is a stretch of genomic DNA from Microbacterium sp. YJN-G. It encodes these proteins:
- a CDS encoding TetR/AcrR family transcriptional regulator — encoded protein: MAGNARNSRNEQGSERREQILSIAAHLIARRGYSATTVRDIADEAGILSGSLYHHFSSKEAILQEVLRTFMSGLLERFEQIVSEDGTPRVVLDKLITHAFATIESQPDAVGLYQNELAFLAKQPGFEFVQEYSMRIEEIWLGQLREGQRVGVFREGLDAGITYRFIRDAVWSSVGWYRPGRGHTAASLAENFLQLLHQGLLAD
- a CDS encoding CoA transferase subunit A is translated as MSDKRVSIDEAVASLESGMTIGIGGWGSRRKPMSLVRAILRTDLTDLTVVTFGGPDVGLLAAAGRIRKLVYGFVSLDSIPLDPLFTQARERGELEIEEYDEGMYVTGLRAAGARLDFLPIRAGLGSDVVPANPHLRTVASPYSGEEYLAMPALNLDVALVHVNRADAQGNAQYLGPDPYFDDLLAMAAQRTIVSAEKVVPTSSLLDEGSFHTLLFSRMYASAVVEAPQGAHFTTCEPDYSRDEAFQRHYATSAKDPEAWAEFERTFLQTDEAGYHAAVARFHATQGAA
- a CDS encoding aldo/keto reductase; translation: MTASVLPRRALGDVEVSAVGMGAMTLTQTLDMDRARGVHAVHAALDAGVTLFDTADSYGPTGEMGVNEQALAAALRQWPSGADAIILATKGGHTRGPNATWWIDGTPEHLARAARESAHRLGLDALPLYQHHRPDPRVPYAESMGALRRLVDDGVAVRIGVSNVDEVQLGIALDVVGDALVSVQNEYSPVQRSSEPVLRMCERRGLTFLAWGPLGGMRAAKGLGVDAPAFQRVAQRRGVSAQQVAIAWLLALSPRMIPVPGASRPESIRDSVAAATLELDESELAELAGEAELAGEADQ
- a CDS encoding VOC family protein; its protein translation is MTRLHHMGITVSDTEAATAFYRAVTGGEVIGPLVKSGPSVEAATGYPGVEVVLTFIRVHDEVFLELAEYRNADNPRIDPDNGFVGAAHPAIVVDDIEAAIARAGTLGHAPLSAVMTGTAGPLEGYRYVYLRGPDDVRVELLEAPH
- a CDS encoding acyl-CoA dehydrogenase family protein, coding for MSNDLTEEQRELAGMLRAILAERSDSTAIRSAVESETGWDAGLWTLLCEEIGTASLAIPEEFGGAGFSAAETEVTLEELGYALTPSPYLGSVAIAAQAVLASGDDDACARLLPEIASGEQIAALAWAAPDGRWDPSRAAASATESAPGEWMLSGQVPFVLEGAAAGILIVLARTPAGPRLFEVADASAVRRTATPAMDLTLRLATLDLDAAAARPLGEPDPAVLETVHAHALAAVAAVQAGTAARGLDMTVDYARQRVQFGRAIGSFQAVKHRLADMHVQAEIARTTARAAAAALAADAPDRLELAALAKATCSRALASIAAETIQLHGGIAITWEHDAHLIFKRGHALGQLFGTAAELRRRAEERVLAAR
- a CDS encoding acyl-CoA dehydrogenase family protein, translated to MNLDLTPEQQAFAAEARAWLQQHVPARPLPSMDTEDGFAAHRRWEATLAEGGWSVVAWPEQYGGRDAGLIEWVLFEEEYYRAGAPTRVAQNGISLLAPILFEHGTPEQQQRYLKAMTDGSLIWAQAWSEPGAGSDLAAIRSTARRDEERGGWILNGQKIWSSRAAWADRGFGLFRSDPTAERHRGLTYFLFPLDAEGITVRPIAQLDGTTGFAEIFFDDVFVPDADVLGAPGDGWRVAMSTAGNERGLSLRAPGRFLAATDRLIDLQASRSEADETDAVVDAWIRAEAYRLYTWQTVSTVQDGGSVGAEGSMNKVFWSELDVDIHETALRILGPEAELRGPQAERDGRWAEDYLFSLSGPIYAGTNEIQRNIIAERILGLPRGGDGRRA
- a CDS encoding acyl-CoA dehydrogenase, which translates into the protein MRFLPTDEQVAFAEAIDDIVEAHGGSEIAQRWAADDDEAGRALWAQFAELGLTGLRVPEEAGGFGGSASDLAVVFERLGYHGVPGPYIESIAFLPALVDADTRERLVAGAIATVAVDPLAPAALDAHAAELLFQVRSCALHPAAVREPAGSLAPTRRLALLDAQGEARALEARELALAADEAALAAAAMLIGAGERLLDEAVSYAKVREQFGRPVGEFQALKHQLADVRVALTFARPLVWNAAIALGMDEGERAVSAAKIAASDAAALAARVALQVHGAIGYTSEHSLRIWLGLAHALPAVWGTRAFHRARIARSILPGRAA
- a CDS encoding SDR family NAD(P)-dependent oxidoreductase → MNATPVIDLTGRVAVITGAAGGQGRSHAALFHALGAQLVLTDLDGDAVAELAGRFGADAVGLAHDVTSAQAWAQVAEAAEKAFGRVDVLVNNAGFCPDGPLAETDERTIRLTLDVNLIGPMLGIQALLPLMRDRDASIVNIASTAGVAGYANRVPYSASKWGLRGVSRALARELAADGIRVNSVCPGAVDTPMITEDTRAGVGFISRIPIPRAGRPEEISNLVAFLASPASSYCTGQDFIIDGGQVA
- a CDS encoding CoA-transferase subunit beta — protein: MTTDATIAEICIAACADTYRESGEILAHAVGIIPTLGARLAKLTTAPDIVLTDGEAFLLSGPPTPGAPETEDSVVEGWAPFRRIFDILATGRRQSMMGASQIDRHGNQNISLIGDWDRPTRQLIGVRGAPGNTANHRVDYWVSRHSPRVFVERVDMVSGVGNDRAREAGLKHHRLGVIVTNLAVFGFDADGRAELRSIHPGVDPQTVIDSTGFPVDVDGVPATRVPDAEELRLIREALDPRGNRTREVAD
- a CDS encoding gamma carbonic anhydrase family protein, whose product is MPCYEFDGVVPVVHPTAFVHETASLIGDVVVGAGCYIGPFASLRGDFGRVLVGEGSNVQDSCVIHAFPGRDAVLEPASHVGHAAVLHGCRIGSYALIGIGATVLDGAEIGADALVAAGAVVTANTVVPAGGMAMGCPAKVTGQLDEQALAWKRNGVHLYQQLAQRSRESLRPVAPLQQEEADRRRTTWSADAAEPLHVKRSARG